CCATTATCTCCCTCTCCATTTTTATGGCGATCCATAATACAACCGCAGAAAACGAACAGGACAGTATCACCCCCCTTCCCCAATGCAGCATAGTCTACGCCCCCAATTTTACACCGTCCAACTCATGGCACTGGAGCGTTGAGGAGGTTATGAACGGAACAATAAAGGGTTTTGATGACAGGATTCTGTTCGAGAACACTGATAGACTGGAAAGGGAGGACTGGCCGTCTGCACTGGGCATAGAGCCGCCCTGCTTCATGGCAAAGGGGGCGCTCCACATTGATGGAGAAAACGTGGGGACAACATACCGGCCGGTGGTGGGGTTCACCGAATATTACGGGGTGGAGAACGCCACAATGCCCAAAGGCGAGGTGTACCTGGCACACTACGCAGTACCGACCGCCGGGGCGATATGGAGGATTAGGGAGTACGGGGTTTACCCCGAAGATAGAGCCAGAGAAGAAACACCGGTAGCTGAATGCAACTGCTCCCGGGAAGAGGTTATAAAAGCCACACTGGGGAGAATCGAGAAGGGAGGCTTCATTGAGATTGAATCGAGCCTAAAAACCAGCGAAAACAATTGTTTTGAGCTTATCGCCTCCAGGCTGTACAAAGGGCCGGAGGGCTACCTCTACGTCGAGTTCGCGAGGGTTAGGGGACTGGACCTAATCAGGGTTCTCATGGTAATGGGAAGGGAGCGGGGGGTGGTTGAGGCCTACTCGAGGGCCCTAAGCGCCGGTGGCCCCTTAGAAGAAGTTAATGCGGGATCCTGGCCTGAACACCCGAACATGTCCGCCTGCAAACTCAGTATGAATCCGGAATTTACCCCCGTTAATGCCTGGGCCGGCTGGAGCGTCAGGCGTCCTCTGGGAAATCTGTACGTGGAATACAACGACGGTCTAACCATCATGCCCCAGTTTTCCCCGAAAAACGTCAGCTCGGAGAATCCTCCAGGAGCTTTGTACGGTGTGGACTGGCCCTCTAGAATTGGGATAACCCCCAAATGCGCGATAGCCGGTAGCCAGGTAGCCTTTGTGACCTGGAACACCGAAAACGCCACGGGAGCATTCTGCCCCACGGTGAGAAACAAGCTATGTGCCATTAACAGGCAATCTCCCCTCCTGCCAGGGGGAAAGGTGTACCTGGCCACGTACGTGATACCCCGGGCCAACACAACATGGGTAATTCAGGAAAACCTCGCCTGTAGGGGGTGGAACAACTTTCTGGAGCCGGCAACCTGCGGGAAAAGGGAGACAACAATAAGGGGGGCCTGCACCTGTCCCATCGGGACCGTTATCGACCAACTCGGGGACGCGATAAATGCGGCAGGATTTGAAGAAGTCTCCCTGGAGAAAAAACCCGTTGAGAACGATTACTTCAGGCCGCTCAGCGTCAAGCTCTACCGCAAAGAGGGCCAGTACCTCTACGTGGAGTTCGCCGAGGTCAAGGGCATGGACTTGGTCAGGGTCCTCATGATAATGGGCAACGAAACGGTGGTAAAAGCCTACGCGGAAGCCTTCACCGCCGGCCACTCAAAATAGCGGCATCTCATTTTCTCTCATTTTCAGCACCCCTCCCCAGGTTCGTGAATCCGATCACCCACCCAACGCTTGTTACTTTTGACATTTATCAGTCAAAAAACCTTTAAAAAACCAAGTTATTAGGCAGAAACAAGTCAAATACGGGGTGAGGCTCATGGGGTGGTTCGAGAACTACTTCGAGTTTGATAGGCACGGCACCGACATGAGAACCGAGATTCTGGCGGGTGTTACGACCTTCATGACCATGGCCTACATTCTCTTCGTGAACCCAGCCATACTCAGCGATGCCATGGGCAAAGAAGCTTTTAGCTCGCTCGTAGCTGTTACCGCTCTCTCGGCTGGTTTCGCAACGATCCTCATGGGGCTGTACGCCAAGAAGCCCTTCGCCCTCGCGCCGGGAATGGGACTGAACGCTTACTTCGCCTACAGCGTTGTCCTTGGAATGGGCTACGACTGGAGGGTGGCGCTCGCTGCGGTGTTCGTTGAAGGTTTAATCTTCATAGTCCTCAGCGTCACAAAGGTGAGGAGCGCGGTAATCCACGCGATACCCATAAGCCAGAAGTACGCGATAGGTGCCGGTATAGGCCTCTTCCTGACCTTCATCGGCCTGAACGACGTCGGCCTGCTCACCGCCGTGGTGAACGACGCGGGGGTGCTCCAGTTCACCGGCCTCAACACCGCCGCACTGACCAGCGGGAAGATACTGCTCTTCTTCTTCGGCCTGTTCCTGGCGATGGTTCTCATATCCCTCCGCGTCAAGGGCTCGCTGCTCATCTCAATCCTCGCCACGAGCGTCATCGGCTGGGTCACCGGGATCGCCCCCTGGCCGGACCAGCTCTTCTCAACGCCCGACATCAGCTACACCTTCATGCAGATGGACCTCAAGGGACTCCTCAACGTCGGGGCGCTCGGGGTTATCTTCGCCTTCTTCATGGTGGACTTCTTCGACACCCTGGGAACGGTAACAGGCCTGAGCGCCAAGGCGGGCTTTCTAACCAGGGACGGAAAGGTTCCCGACGCCGAGAAGATACTCCTCACCGACGCGATAGGAACGACGGTTGGAGCGATTCTCGGAACTTCCACCGTCACAACCTACATCGAGAGCGCCGCTGGTATAGAGGAGGGTGGAAGAACCGGAATGACGGCCCTCGTTACCGGCCTGCTCTTCCTCGGAATAGGACTCTTCATAGCACCGCTGGCCGGGGCCATACCGGCCTTTGCAACGGCTCCGGCACTCGTCATAGTGGGTTACTACATGCTCAGCGCCATAAAGGAAGTGAACTTCGCAGACCACACAGAGGCTATTCCCGCTTTCCTTGTGCTCATAACCATACCCTACACCTACTCGATAGCGGACGGAATAGGCATCGGCTTCATCAGCTACACGATACTCAAGATCTTCAGCGGCAGGAGGGACGAGGTGCACCCGCTGATGTACGCCCTCTCGATAATCTTCCTGGCCTACTTCGCCTACCTGGGTGGGGTCTTTTGATTTCGTTTTCTTTATTTCTTGAATGAACTAAAAGTTTGGAAAATCACTCCGACTTCGCGTTCTCGGCCAGCTTCTCTTTGAGGAACTGCTTGAGCACGTAGGGGCACTGCTCCTGAATGAACTGGGCGAACTCCCTTATCCTGTTAACCGTTATTTCACTCACGTAGTGCTCAAACTGGCAGGCGTCGCGTTCCGCTATCTCGGGGGGAATTCCAAGGATATCGATGAAGAACTGAGTAAGGAGCAGGTGCTTGGAGTACGTCTCCTCCGCTATAGCCTTTCCCGCGTCGGTGAGGAGGATCCTGTCGTACTTCTCGTACTCGACCAGCCCCTTGCTGGCGAGCTTCTTGAGGGCATCGACCACGCTCGGCGGCTTGACGCGCATCATTTTAGCTATGTCCTTAACCCGAATGACCCCCTTGTTTTTATGGAGAATGTACATGGTCTCCAAGTATTCTTCTTCCCTCTTGCTTACCTCCAACGGCCTCACCTGATTAGGCTACCCAAAAATGTTTAAGTAGTTTTCGCAGCAGGGGAAACTTTGCCTGCGCAAAGTTTCATCAAAGTTAGCAACTCTTTTCAAAGAGCGTTCTTTAGCAACGTGATTCCTCAAACCCAACTCCAGATAAAGAAATCCGCTTCAAACACCAATCTTTCAAGGAGTTTCCCTTTTTGACGCCCTTCGGGCATCGATCTAAAAGTGAACTCCCACATGTCATCAACTCGAGAGCTACAAACTTCTGTGAAACGTTTTCTAAAAGCCTCCTTTGATGAAGCTTTAGGGGACAAATTTTCGGGGCAAAGCTTATAAAATCTCCCGGCCGTTATCCCATCGGGCGTGGGCCGGTAGCTCAGCCTGGTTAGAGCGCGGGGCTTTTAACCCCGTGGCCGCGGGTTCGAATCCCGTCCGGCCCGCCACACAAAATTCCTCCATTAATGCCTTTCTCAAGGAGTTCCTCTTCTTTGACGCTCGAAGGGCGTCTTTTTAGAGTTAAACCCACTCACAAGAAGCGCCTAATGGGTTCTCCCTCTCTAAAATTGACTTAAAGCAGGTAAACCTCCGTAATAATCCACACCTCAAAAAGGAGCTACAAACTTTCCGTCAACGCTTTGCGAAGCAAAGGGTTGTTAGAATGGCGCCCGGGTCGGGATTTGAACCCGAGTCACGGGAGTGACAGTCCCGTATGATGGGCCTGGCTACACCACCCGGGCGTTTGAGTGGCCGGCGGCGTCCCCGGTTTCCCGCCCCCTCTCGGAGGGCAGTACACCCGGGATCGCTGGCGGGCTTAACTTCCGGGGTCGAAACGAGACCGGGTGTGACCCCGCCGCTATGACCGCCGTACCGGTACAGACCTCCCGACTTGAGTTTATAAAGTTTACGGTCAGGGAAAAGGTTATAGTGATGCCCCGCGAGGGAGTAGGGAGGGTGATAAAATGGGACTGCTGGAAGACAAGGCTCTGGTCGAGGCCGCCCTCTTCGTTTCTGGCAGGCCGCTCAGCGTGAAGGAGCTGTCGAGGGCGCTTGGCATAAGGTCCCTCGACTACCTGGAGAAGCTAATCGAGCTTATAGCGGCCGAGTACGCCGAGAGGAAGAGCGCCATAGAGGTCGTCAGGGTTCTGGGTGACAAGTACGTCATGCAGGTGAAGCAGGAGTACAGCCAGCGCGTGGTTCACCTGATGCCGAGGCCCGACCTCAGAACCGGTGAGCTGAAGACGCTCGCTCTCATAGCCTACCTCCAGCCGATAGAGCAGAGCAAGGTCGTCAAGCTCAGGGGGAGCCAGGCCTACGAGCACATAAGGAAGCTCCTGGAGATGGGCCTCATCTACGCCGAACCGTACGAGAGGACTAAGCTCCTCGGAACAACGCCGAAATTCGCCGAGCTATACGGATTCCCCGAGAACGATCCCAACATCATAAAGGAGGCCTTCAGAAAGGTGGTTCACGCGGAGTACAGCGACCTCATAGCGAAGCTCGACGGAAAGGACCAAAAAAGCACAACCGAAGAAACCACCGAGACGGCCCCAGAGGCAGGTAGATGATTTCCCCTCTGTTTTCCCGTTTCGGGTCGAAGGAGAAAAAGAACCGCCCGTTTGGGGAAAGGCCCCTCACAGGGTTGGAGAAAGGTTTAAATACCCCGACCCACAATTACCATTAAGGTGAGTGTTATGGGGGTACTGACAAAAGAGCAGATCGTGGAGAAGATTGAGAGGGAACGCGGCCTCTCGAGAGATGAAATCGAGGGGAGAATATCGCAGATAGTGGCGAGAGAAGGCATATCCGAGCACGCCGCGGCCCTGATGCTGGCCGAAGAGCTTGGAATAAACGTAGAAGGAGAAGATGAGCTTCTCCACATAACCGACCTGGTTCCGGGAATGACCGGCGTGAACATCGTTGCGAGGGTTATGAGGAAGTACCCTCCGAGGGAGTACAGGAAGAGGGACGGCTCCACGGGACAGGTGGCAAACCTGATAATCTATGACTCGACCGGTAAGGCCAGGCTCGTCCTCTGGGACGGCCTGGTGAGCAAGTACTACAACGAGCTGAACCCGGGCGACGTGATAAAGGTAATCGACCCCAGCGTGAGAGAGGGGAGGGGCGGAATCGAGCTCCACGCCAACTTCAGAACGAGGATAATCCTCAATCCAGAGGACCCACGCGTCGATGAGATACCGCCGCTCGAGGAGGTCAGGAGCTACAACTATCAGAGGAGGAAGATAGGTGAGCTGATGGGCGGCGAGAGGTTCGTTGAGGTTCGTGGAACCATAGCCAGACTCTACCGCGTTACGGTTTACGACGCCTGTCCCGAGTGCAGGCGGAAGGTGGACTACGACCCGGCCACTAACTCCTGGATCTGCCCGGAGCACGGGGAGGTCAAGCCTGTCAAGATCACCATAATAGACTTCGGCCTGGACGACTCAACGGGCTACATAAGGACCACCCTCTTCGGCGACGACGCGGCCGAACTGATAGGTGAGGACCCGGAGGAAATAGCTGAAAAGCTCAGAGAGCTCGTCGAGGGCGGCCTCACCATGAGGGAGGCCGGCAGGAAGCTGGCCGAGGAGAACTACTACCACCTCCTCGGGAGGGAGATAGTGGTCAGGGGCAACGTCGTGGACGACAAGTTCCTCGGGCTTATCCTCAAGGCCTTTGGCTGGGAGGAGGTGGACCCGAGGAGGGAGATAGCAAGGGTCAGGGCGGAGCTGAGAAAGGCCATAGCCGAGCTCGAGGGTGGTGAGTGAGATGGAAGAGGTAAGGTTCCGCAGAAGAAAGCCCGCCGTCGAGAGAAAGATAGGCGAGATAAGGGAGGACGACACCAGGGTCTCGCTCATAGGTAAGGCCTTCAAGGTCGATAAGATGGACTACACATTCTGGCTCGACGACGGAACCGGGGTCATACTCATCGAGAGCGAGGACAACGTTCTTCCCGAGAACGGGCAGATCGTCAGGGTCATCGGAAGGGTCATCAGGAACGAGGAGGGGGTGCACGTCTTCGGCGAGGTCATACAGGACTTCAGCAACGCAGACCTCGATGCGCTGGAGGAGATACGGGAGCTTGAGAGGAAAGTTCTGCCCAAAGTCGAGGGCATCATAGAGTTCTTCGGGGGTGAGGAACTATGAAGAAGCGCCTTCCAGCGAGCAGGGTTTACCTCAGGGACATCATAGAGGGCTACTACGTCAAGAGCGAGGGCGACTTTGAGCCCAACTACCTGATAACCCGCGACGCCAGAAAGGTCTACCGCGTTAAAGTCGTCGCTACCGTCGTGAGGGAGCCTGTCATAAGCGCGGACGAGACCTACGGGAAGCTCCAGATCGACGACGGAACCGGAACTATATGGGTGCTCGGCTTCCGCGACGATACAAGGTTCATCAGGCTCGTGAAGAAGGGCGATCTCGTTCAGATAATCGGAAAAGTGGCGGAGTGGCGCGACGACAAGCAGATACTCGTTGAGGGCATAGCCAAGGTCGAGCCGAATATGTGGATACTCCACCGCTTCGAGACGCTGAAGGAGAAGGTAGAACACGCAAGGAAAGCGAAGATTGCCTTTGAGATATACGACAAATACGGAATCACAGCAAAGGCAAAGGTCATAGCCAAGAACAGGGGCGTCAGCGAAGAGATGCTCCTTACCATAGACGAGCTGTACACGATGATGCTCGAGCAGAGGACACTCGAGGAAGAACTGTTCGAGGAGGGCGCAACGGAGGAGGTAAATGAGGAGAACCCCGAGCTGGAAAAGGCCAAGGAAGCCGTGCTGAGTCTGCTTCGCGAGAAGGGCAAGGCGTTGTCCCACAAGTTCATCGTCAAGAAGCTCTCCCAGGAGTTCGATGAGGGACTCCTTGAGGAGGCGATAACCCAGCTGTTGGCAGAGGGTGAGATATACGAGCCAGAGATAGGCTACTACGAGCCGCTGTGAGCTCTTCTCTTTTTAACTCTCTTGAAAAATAGAAAAGCGGGGGTCAGTACTGCTCCCTCATCGTTCTGATGACCGGGTCGTGAATGAGCGTTGAGGTTATGCTATCCACCATGCGGAAGAACTCGTCGCGGCCCCTCTCGAGCGGCATGTTCTCCAGCTTTATCAGCTCGCACCTCGAGCCTAGTATCCACTTGCCGAGGAGTATCTTCTCCCGTCCTCCCCTCCGAAGGTCTAGCCTGATGAGGCCGTAGGGTATGTCGGCGGTCCACCAGTTGGCCCTAAAAATCACGCGCCAACCGGCTTCCTCGACGGCCTCGACGAGCTTTTCAAGCGTCACTCCCGGCCCGTGGGGAGTTTTGAAGGTGAGCACCGTCCAGAGGCCGTCCCCCACGAGTGCGTTGATGAGTTCGTCCTTAAACTCCATGAGCACCACCTCCTTACGTTAAACGAGTGCGGCTATCAGGAACGCCATCACCGCCAGGAAAATACTCACCTTGAGCGTTTTCTGGGCCCTGTGGGCCGTCTCCCTGTCCTGGGAGCGTAGTATCAGGAACGCGGCGTAGAGTATCAGCGCATCTACCGGGACCATCGCGTAGTAACCCAGCCCCACGCCGGCCTTAACCGGAAGGAAGGACGCGATGACTGTTACGACTGCGAAGAGTGCTCCAACGTATGCGGCCTTCTTTTTCCCCCAGACTATTGGAAGCGTTCTCGCGCCCTTGGCGATGTCCCCCTCAACGTCCTCGATG
This Thermococcus cleftensis DNA region includes the following protein-coding sequences:
- a CDS encoding NCS2 family permease, whose product is MGWFENYFEFDRHGTDMRTEILAGVTTFMTMAYILFVNPAILSDAMGKEAFSSLVAVTALSAGFATILMGLYAKKPFALAPGMGLNAYFAYSVVLGMGYDWRVALAAVFVEGLIFIVLSVTKVRSAVIHAIPISQKYAIGAGIGLFLTFIGLNDVGLLTAVVNDAGVLQFTGLNTAALTSGKILLFFFGLFLAMVLISLRVKGSLLISILATSVIGWVTGIAPWPDQLFSTPDISYTFMQMDLKGLLNVGALGVIFAFFMVDFFDTLGTVTGLSAKAGFLTRDGKVPDAEKILLTDAIGTTVGAILGTSTVTTYIESAAGIEEGGRTGMTALVTGLLFLGIGLFIAPLAGAIPAFATAPALVIVGYYMLSAIKEVNFADHTEAIPAFLVLITIPYTYSIADGIGIGFISYTILKIFSGRRDEVHPLMYALSIIFLAYFAYLGGVF
- a CDS encoding metal-dependent transcriptional regulator; its protein translation is MEVSKREEEYLETMYILHKNKGVIRVKDIAKMMRVKPPSVVDALKKLASKGLVEYEKYDRILLTDAGKAIAEETYSKHLLLTQFFIDILGIPPEIAERDACQFEHYVSEITVNRIREFAQFIQEQCPYVLKQFLKEKLAENAKSE
- the scpB gene encoding SMC-Scp complex subunit ScpB; translated protein: MGLLEDKALVEAALFVSGRPLSVKELSRALGIRSLDYLEKLIELIAAEYAERKSAIEVVRVLGDKYVMQVKQEYSQRVVHLMPRPDLRTGELKTLALIAYLQPIEQSKVVKLRGSQAYEHIRKLLEMGLIYAEPYERTKLLGTTPKFAELYGFPENDPNIIKEAFRKVVHAEYSDLIAKLDGKDQKSTTEETTETAPEAGR
- a CDS encoding OB-fold nucleic acid binding domain-containing protein produces the protein MGVLTKEQIVEKIERERGLSRDEIEGRISQIVAREGISEHAAALMLAEELGINVEGEDELLHITDLVPGMTGVNIVARVMRKYPPREYRKRDGSTGQVANLIIYDSTGKARLVLWDGLVSKYYNELNPGDVIKVIDPSVREGRGGIELHANFRTRIILNPEDPRVDEIPPLEEVRSYNYQRRKIGELMGGERFVEVRGTIARLYRVTVYDACPECRRKVDYDPATNSWICPEHGEVKPVKITIIDFGLDDSTGYIRTTLFGDDAAELIGEDPEEIAEKLRELVEGGLTMREAGRKLAEENYYHLLGREIVVRGNVVDDKFLGLILKAFGWEEVDPRREIARVRAELRKAIAELEGGE
- a CDS encoding replication factor A complex, RPA14 subunit, translating into MEEVRFRRRKPAVERKIGEIREDDTRVSLIGKAFKVDKMDYTFWLDDGTGVILIESEDNVLPENGQIVRVIGRVIRNEEGVHVFGEVIQDFSNADLDALEEIRELERKVLPKVEGIIEFFGGEEL
- a CDS encoding OB-fold nucleic acid binding domain-containing protein, yielding MKKRLPASRVYLRDIIEGYYVKSEGDFEPNYLITRDARKVYRVKVVATVVREPVISADETYGKLQIDDGTGTIWVLGFRDDTRFIRLVKKGDLVQIIGKVAEWRDDKQILVEGIAKVEPNMWILHRFETLKEKVEHARKAKIAFEIYDKYGITAKAKVIAKNRGVSEEMLLTIDELYTMMLEQRTLEEELFEEGATEEVNEENPELEKAKEAVLSLLREKGKALSHKFIVKKLSQEFDEGLLEEAITQLLAEGEIYEPEIGYYEPL